In the genome of Saprospira sp. CCB-QB6, one region contains:
- a CDS encoding MG2 domain-containing protein: MYKIIYLLFFIGIYSSAWAQNWPYSQQIEQYNEILPTENIYAQTDRSYYEPGETIWFSAYLLDQELLASKSEVLEVEWLNPKGQVEKSYRLPVLKGKARGDFKLDKDAKGGIYTLRLKTNWQKNFGDQQFVFEKKLVVQNQYLPDLLMKLDFLRERYGAGDLVQAKLDVRTPKNEVLANKKLSYEIFLGGKVWKRGKGETNAMGQSQIQFELAAPLEASEGLLNVFVEHEGKRESIGRSIPLVQDKIQLHFMPESGDLMAGFQNRLAIKSLDLQGQAVDVEAVLLNAAGEELQRYKSYHQGMGVLDFEPKAQEEYRLKVLRPVQQEFDLPKVLTKGLSFKVLSQDEEQLELEIYSSKKQSVCLLMVQDAGGVEERGIKLKAGSQRYSLPLKDCKMGIAKITLFNQAEQPEAERLFFAKKQAGLQIEVETDKDKYAIREEVELKIKVKDAAGKPVQTQLSLAVVDDKFWNLDQDKPDNILSHFLLSSQLKGKIQEPAFYFEDNNPKADTALDYLLLTQGWRRYNWRQIMAAEPQVKFMAEDGKRLAGQLFFNGAPLGNKSLGVYRNGDKKLLAELKTDAEGFFVWEDYEGEEEILLKTKHRGFSLEQKGDNRKNYSRSLNRAPVYFQRQPFRAPQDKSAYYSRRKVGSSSDPAALKGMVFDEYGEPLAFANVVLLKAGTDQLVKGTTTDFDGNYKLDGITSGIYDLKITYIGYPKGLVKQLRVGGGEQLRYDYYYSDSDLDLMEMAVEEVRVVEYRIPLIEMDNTTAGQTLGAEDIEKLATRNIASIAATTAGVNQAENGENLSRRTRADDVFVDGVRVIGGAPRPAPVEKIPAVGQETKLNTANLNETSNYLNLQRAEGQLRPSPTTDKLSQPQITDTKTTIKGITAELSQQGWAEFYQSQSFYAPDYSPYLAAKERYKNISVERTDFRNTLYWNSLVETDENGEAELHFYNSDAVTTFRIITEGVGGQKIGRQEKTYSVQAPFQLRAQLPKELIVGDTLRLPVFLINQTDKALSGKFYLSHSEQWQPLFSRDTQKYNIPKDSFLRLELPFVLNYSKNRNLNLKLSFFASGHKDALTLKSQLKARAFPVAISQADKQRQASYQLSIDEMKEGSMQAQITIFGNPLMQLQATLEGMIRRPYGCFEQVSSSTYPNILALHLLESTGQLDPKIADRALGYIQDGYNKLAGYESTGGGFEWFGGSPAHEGLTAYGLMEFKDMAAVAPIVDEAMVDRARTWLLSRRDGRGGFLSAAGYNHGWGQSEAVSNAYITMSLAYIGEKGLDKELQLAAQEASASRDLYRLALVSLAHFYAGKKTKGNELLALLQKNMTDLNTLKAEHSITYATGRNLRPHILSLAILAHLEAGDLAACHPLVNALIKTKGRYYFGDTQGTVWSLKALTAYALAQKIQPAEDGKLFVRLNGELIQEQAFNSHAGLSLGMDSLAKKMALGQNQINLSFEGFSRAQSYMLEINWLEYTPPTAQDAPISVATRLAKTQALEGDLVRYEVEIKNELEDKDAPTPIAMIGIPAGLSLQSWQLKEQQEAGKFDYYEIFDNYLVLYFRKIPSEGAKKILLDLKAELPGHFTAPANSAYLYYRPDAVFWEAGQSIQIKAAN; this comes from the coding sequence ATGTATAAAATTATTTACCTCCTCTTTTTTATAGGAATATATAGCTCGGCTTGGGCGCAAAATTGGCCCTATAGCCAACAAATAGAGCAGTATAATGAAATATTGCCCACAGAAAATATTTATGCACAAACCGATCGCAGCTATTATGAACCAGGGGAAACCATCTGGTTTTCAGCTTATTTACTTGACCAAGAGCTGCTAGCCAGTAAGTCGGAGGTGTTGGAAGTGGAATGGCTCAATCCTAAGGGACAGGTTGAGAAAAGTTACCGCTTGCCCGTGCTAAAGGGCAAGGCCAGAGGAGATTTTAAGTTGGATAAAGATGCCAAAGGTGGAATTTATACGCTTCGGTTAAAGACCAATTGGCAAAAGAATTTTGGAGATCAGCAGTTTGTTTTTGAGAAAAAACTCGTGGTTCAAAACCAATATTTGCCAGATCTATTGATGAAGTTAGACTTTTTGCGGGAGCGCTATGGAGCTGGGGATTTGGTGCAGGCCAAATTGGATGTACGCACGCCCAAAAATGAAGTTTTGGCCAATAAAAAGCTAAGTTACGAGATTTTTCTAGGAGGAAAAGTCTGGAAAAGAGGCAAGGGGGAGACCAATGCCATGGGGCAAAGCCAAATTCAATTTGAGCTAGCTGCGCCCTTGGAGGCCTCAGAAGGATTGCTCAATGTTTTTGTAGAGCATGAAGGCAAGAGAGAATCTATTGGGCGAAGCATTCCATTGGTTCAAGATAAAATACAGCTGCACTTTATGCCCGAAAGTGGGGACCTAATGGCGGGTTTTCAAAATCGCTTGGCGATTAAATCTCTAGACCTACAAGGCCAGGCCGTAGATGTTGAGGCCGTTTTATTGAATGCAGCTGGAGAAGAATTGCAGCGCTATAAAAGCTACCATCAGGGAATGGGCGTTTTGGATTTTGAGCCGAAGGCTCAGGAAGAATATCGATTAAAAGTGCTTCGTCCCGTACAACAAGAGTTTGACTTGCCGAAGGTCCTTACCAAGGGACTTAGCTTTAAGGTGTTGTCCCAAGACGAAGAACAACTAGAATTAGAAATTTACAGTAGTAAAAAACAAAGCGTTTGCCTGTTGATGGTTCAAGATGCAGGGGGTGTTGAAGAACGTGGAATCAAGCTGAAGGCGGGCAGCCAAAGGTATAGCTTGCCGCTAAAAGATTGCAAAATGGGCATCGCCAAAATTACCCTCTTCAATCAGGCAGAGCAGCCCGAGGCCGAGCGCCTATTTTTTGCCAAAAAGCAAGCAGGTCTGCAAATCGAGGTCGAAACAGATAAAGATAAATATGCCATTCGCGAAGAGGTCGAGCTAAAAATTAAGGTGAAAGATGCGGCAGGCAAGCCAGTGCAAACGCAGCTCTCTTTGGCGGTGGTTGATGATAAGTTTTGGAATCTGGACCAAGACAAACCCGATAATATTCTCTCGCATTTCTTGCTCTCTAGTCAACTAAAAGGCAAGATCCAAGAACCTGCTTTTTACTTTGAGGACAATAACCCTAAGGCAGATACCGCCTTAGATTATTTGCTTTTGACGCAAGGCTGGCGTCGCTATAACTGGCGGCAAATCATGGCGGCTGAGCCCCAAGTTAAATTCATGGCAGAAGACGGAAAACGTCTGGCTGGACAACTGTTTTTTAATGGGGCGCCTTTGGGCAATAAGTCGCTAGGCGTTTATCGAAATGGAGATAAAAAACTACTCGCAGAGCTCAAAACAGATGCCGAGGGCTTTTTTGTTTGGGAAGACTATGAGGGTGAAGAGGAAATCCTACTAAAAACAAAGCATAGAGGCTTTTCACTAGAACAAAAGGGGGATAATCGAAAAAATTATTCTCGTTCTCTGAATAGAGCGCCTGTTTATTTTCAAAGACAGCCTTTCCGTGCGCCCCAAGATAAAAGCGCCTACTATAGCCGTAGAAAAGTGGGTAGCTCCTCAGATCCTGCTGCCCTCAAAGGGATGGTCTTTGATGAATATGGCGAGCCTTTGGCTTTTGCTAATGTTGTCCTACTAAAAGCAGGAACAGATCAGCTAGTCAAAGGAACCACTACAGATTTTGATGGGAATTATAAGCTTGATGGAATTACTTCTGGAATCTATGACCTCAAGATTACCTATATAGGCTATCCTAAGGGGCTGGTCAAACAGCTAAGGGTTGGAGGCGGTGAGCAGCTACGATATGACTACTATTATTCCGACTCAGATCTAGATTTAATGGAGATGGCTGTTGAAGAGGTAAGAGTTGTAGAGTATAGAATTCCCCTAATAGAAATGGATAATACCACTGCTGGCCAAACATTAGGGGCAGAGGATATCGAAAAATTGGCTACTCGTAATATTGCTAGTATTGCTGCAACTACAGCAGGGGTGAACCAGGCAGAAAATGGCGAGAATTTAAGTAGACGCACTAGGGCTGATGATGTTTTTGTTGATGGAGTAAGAGTAATTGGTGGCGCGCCACGACCAGCTCCAGTAGAAAAAATTCCAGCAGTAGGACAAGAAACAAAACTGAACACAGCTAATCTAAACGAGACCAGCAATTACCTCAATCTACAAAGAGCAGAGGGACAACTTCGTCCCAGCCCAACAACCGATAAGTTGAGCCAACCTCAAATTACCGATACCAAAACGACGATAAAGGGAATAACTGCAGAACTTAGCCAGCAAGGCTGGGCTGAATTTTATCAGAGTCAAAGCTTTTACGCTCCAGATTATAGTCCTTATTTAGCTGCAAAAGAGCGCTACAAAAATATTTCCGTAGAGCGGACCGACTTTAGAAATACCCTATACTGGAACTCTTTGGTCGAAACGGATGAAAATGGAGAGGCAGAGCTCCATTTTTATAATTCTGATGCAGTAACTACTTTCCGCATTATTACGGAAGGAGTAGGCGGACAAAAAATTGGTCGCCAAGAAAAAACCTATAGTGTGCAGGCTCCTTTTCAATTGCGGGCCCAATTGCCTAAAGAGCTAATTGTTGGCGATACCCTCCGTTTGCCTGTCTTTTTGATTAACCAGACCGATAAAGCGCTTTCAGGCAAGTTTTATTTGTCGCATAGCGAGCAATGGCAACCGCTGTTTAGTCGAGATACGCAGAAATACAATATTCCTAAGGATAGCTTTTTACGCCTGGAGCTGCCTTTTGTGCTCAATTATAGCAAAAATAGGAACCTCAATCTGAAGCTGAGCTTTTTCGCTTCTGGCCATAAAGATGCTTTAACGCTAAAGAGCCAACTCAAAGCCAGAGCCTTTCCCGTAGCTATTAGCCAAGCCGATAAACAACGGCAAGCGAGCTATCAATTGAGTATTGATGAAATGAAGGAGGGCTCTATGCAAGCCCAAATTACCATTTTTGGCAATCCGCTCATGCAATTGCAAGCGACCTTAGAAGGCATGATTCGCCGCCCTTATGGCTGTTTTGAGCAGGTGTCTTCCAGTACTTATCCCAATATTTTGGCCCTACACTTATTAGAATCTACAGGCCAACTCGATCCCAAAATAGCGGATCGAGCGCTGGGTTATATCCAAGATGGCTATAATAAATTGGCGGGCTATGAGTCTACAGGCGGTGGCTTCGAGTGGTTTGGCGGCTCTCCCGCACATGAAGGCCTCACGGCCTATGGCTTGATGGAGTTTAAGGATATGGCTGCTGTGGCGCCCATTGTCGATGAGGCCATGGTCGATCGTGCTCGAACTTGGTTGCTCTCTCGCCGAGATGGCCGTGGTGGCTTTTTGTCTGCGGCTGGCTATAATCATGGCTGGGGCCAATCGGAGGCGGTAAGCAATGCCTATATTACTATGTCTTTGGCCTATATTGGCGAAAAAGGCCTAGACAAGGAGCTGCAACTAGCGGCCCAAGAGGCTAGTGCTAGCCGTGATTTATACCGTTTGGCCCTAGTGAGTTTGGCCCATTTTTATGCAGGCAAAAAGACGAAGGGGAATGAACTTTTGGCTTTGCTCCAAAAGAATATGACTGACCTCAATACGCTAAAGGCCGAGCACTCGATTACTTATGCGACGGGCCGAAATCTTCGTCCGCATATTTTGTCTTTGGCCATTTTGGCCCATTTGGAGGCGGGCGATCTGGCTGCTTGCCATCCCTTGGTCAATGCTTTGATCAAAACAAAAGGCCGCTATTATTTTGGTGATACCCAAGGCACGGTTTGGTCGCTTAAGGCCCTAACTGCCTACGCCTTGGCGCAAAAAATACAGCCTGCAGAAGATGGAAAACTGTTTGTTCGTCTGAATGGGGAGTTGATCCAAGAACAGGCCTTTAATAGCCATGCTGGCCTAAGCTTAGGAATGGATAGTTTGGCCAAAAAAATGGCTCTTGGTCAAAATCAAATTAACCTGAGTTTTGAGGGCTTTAGCCGAGCGCAAAGCTATATGTTGGAAATCAATTGGTTAGAATATACGCCACCCACTGCCCAAGATGCACCTATTTCGGTAGCTACTCGCTTGGCCAAAACGCAAGCACTAGAAGGGGATTTGGTCCGTTATGAGGTGGAAATTAAGAATGAATTGGAGGATAAAGATGCGCCCACGCCAATTGCCATGATTGGAATTCCCGCTGGCTTGAGCTTACAATCTTGGCAGCTCAAGGAGCAGCAGGAGGCGGGCAAATTTGATTACTACGAGATTTTTGATAACTATTTGGTGCTCTATTTTAGAAAAATTCCCTCAGAGGGAGCTAAAAAGATACTTTTGGACCTTAAAGCAGAGCTGCCTGGGCATTTTACGGCCCCTGCCAATTCGGCCTACCTCTATTATCGCCCCGATGCGGTATTTTGGGAAGCGGGCCAAAGTATTCAGATCAAAGCAGCCAATTAA
- a CDS encoding MG2 domain-containing protein: MQKLIYLLFLLGLYGPNWAQKSDYRLKVEHYHAVLPPEDIYAHTDRSYYEPGETIWFSVYALNHEFSASKSDVLQVELINPLGELEQTYKLRLSNARAFGEFKLDQYAKEGGYRLRLSTLWQKNFGERQLIYEKKLWVQQQKRSNLRLELAILGNSYVAGDWVQAQLSLTQLNRGPIGQKAFRYKVILDGQPLFIGQGCTDSLGKSLFEFELPDSIQAKEGQIQLFVEHKGQTASIGQHIPFFSGGLQVDFRAESGQLMAGIRNRLAIKSWDQQAQAVDIEAILLNAAGEELQSYKSYHQGMGVLEFEPQAKEQYRLKVLRPVEKEFELPKVEEKGISFSLVAQQADQLDLEIYSSKKKRVQLVLVQEAGIILEQELLLQPGSQRYSLPIETCKMGIAKITIFNQTKQVEAERLFFAQKREGLKIELVFDKEQYSIREKVRLKVKVKDAAGNPVQTQLSLAVVDDKYWSLEQEPSENILSYFLLAAQLEGQIQAANFYLEENNPKADTALDYLLLTHNWRRYNWEQLLRQKPKINIPQENSLLGQLFFNGRPLANKKLKLYDWYAQKKLATVKTDSLGFFFWTDYMQHRQLLIKAKHRGFRRAAAPNELVLFEEDSQPLTYKKAIYLARQSTAPSSRRRIGPADSPSWIKGVAYDSDYHPLAGAEVSLFSYLHQDYIAEMTTDEQGRYAFKIDDGNHFDLNCYFKKPYYRAHLESFVIGKGEEINYDFYLSEYTSYQDPIDLLEPNQEVIVRGYSPSFDQVPQPLTENLDLEKLERLRPKLKEEDKSNRKASLQRFSDHDKSSKLGAKELNSPFNLKENSNFLYQKRSRGESFGNNGPTNIHELMISRPFVEQSGLAIDILRLGYSSLYLYQSQSFQAIDYSNYELAKRNNPQLKLIREDFRGTIFWQPLIETNEQGEAEIYFYHSDAVSPHRIIIEGVSQNVQLVARKEQTYKVVAPIEILADLPQSLVVEDTIQLPIRINNWTNAPLSGTFAFHSSMQCMPLIEQDTHIYNIPADSFLLLYLPFRILDNKKERLDIELCFKSTKGQDILSLSTAIQAKGFPIEVYQLDSQLSVDYQLNLMEIKRGSMQLILKSQAKNKLEYGKLSVYANDQLLKSEQSYNKSINIKLQQIDQNMQRGPNKLSLRFEQFSQAFPYSLQLNWVEYTPDSQPNAPFSIKSQLASNQVQKGEFVRYTISIKNEQKKGDLESPISKLGIPSGLQVQLWQLEQLKQSGQLKQYEIHGHRLVLYWPPLPLGQHQQLKLDLRAVQAGYFRAPASSAYNNPYSDAIFWEAGQSIQVQEAK, translated from the coding sequence ATGCAAAAACTTATTTACCTATTATTTTTACTTGGTTTATATGGCCCAAATTGGGCACAAAAGAGCGATTATCGCCTAAAAGTGGAGCATTACCATGCAGTTTTGCCTCCAGAGGACATTTATGCTCATACAGATCGTAGCTATTATGAGCCTGGTGAAACTATCTGGTTTTCAGTTTATGCTTTAAATCATGAATTTTCTGCCTCCAAATCGGATGTTCTTCAAGTTGAATTAATCAATCCTTTAGGCGAGCTAGAACAGACTTACAAACTTCGCTTAAGCAATGCTCGAGCTTTTGGCGAATTTAAATTGGATCAATATGCAAAAGAGGGAGGGTATCGACTTCGCTTATCTACGCTTTGGCAAAAGAATTTTGGAGAACGGCAATTGATTTATGAGAAGAAGCTTTGGGTTCAGCAGCAAAAACGATCAAATCTGCGTCTAGAGTTGGCAATTTTAGGTAATAGTTATGTAGCTGGAGATTGGGTACAAGCACAGCTTAGCCTTACCCAATTAAACAGGGGCCCAATTGGGCAAAAAGCATTTCGCTATAAGGTAATTTTGGACGGACAGCCCTTGTTTATAGGACAAGGTTGTACAGATTCTTTAGGGAAAAGTCTATTTGAATTTGAGCTACCTGATTCTATACAAGCTAAGGAAGGACAAATACAACTTTTTGTGGAGCATAAAGGCCAAACTGCCTCGATTGGGCAGCATATTCCCTTCTTTTCCGGGGGACTCCAGGTAGATTTCAGGGCAGAAAGTGGGCAATTGATGGCAGGTATTCGGAACCGTTTAGCCATAAAATCTTGGGATCAGCAAGCTCAAGCTGTAGATATTGAAGCCATTTTACTGAACGCAGCTGGAGAAGAATTACAGTCCTATAAAAGCTATCATCAAGGGATGGGCGTCTTAGAGTTTGAACCACAGGCTAAAGAGCAGTATCGGTTAAAAGTATTGCGGCCCGTAGAAAAAGAATTTGAGTTACCCAAGGTAGAAGAAAAAGGCATTAGTTTTAGTTTAGTCGCTCAGCAAGCCGATCAACTAGATTTAGAAATTTACAGCAGCAAAAAGAAAAGGGTGCAGTTAGTATTGGTTCAAGAAGCAGGGATTATCCTAGAGCAGGAGCTGCTTTTGCAGCCGGGTAGCCAACGATATTCATTACCGATTGAGACCTGTAAGATGGGCATAGCAAAAATCACTATCTTCAACCAAACCAAGCAGGTTGAGGCCGAACGGCTTTTCTTTGCCCAAAAGAGGGAAGGCTTAAAAATAGAGTTGGTCTTTGACAAAGAGCAATACAGCATTCGAGAAAAAGTAAGGCTCAAAGTTAAGGTAAAAGATGCAGCAGGGAATCCAGTACAAACACAGCTTTCTTTAGCTGTAGTTGATGATAAATATTGGTCATTGGAGCAGGAGCCCTCTGAGAATATTTTGAGTTACTTTTTACTTGCTGCTCAATTAGAGGGACAAATTCAGGCAGCTAATTTCTATTTGGAAGAGAATAACCCTAAAGCCGATACAGCCTTAGATTATTTATTACTCACACATAATTGGCGACGTTATAATTGGGAGCAACTATTGAGGCAAAAGCCTAAAATTAACATCCCTCAGGAAAACAGTTTATTGGGACAGCTCTTTTTTAATGGCCGACCTTTAGCAAATAAGAAGCTTAAACTTTACGACTGGTATGCTCAAAAAAAGCTAGCTACTGTGAAAACAGATTCTTTGGGGTTTTTCTTTTGGACCGACTATATGCAGCATCGACAGCTTCTAATCAAAGCAAAACATAGAGGATTTAGACGGGCCGCAGCTCCAAACGAGCTAGTACTATTTGAAGAAGATTCACAACCACTCACCTACAAGAAAGCTATTTATTTGGCTAGGCAAAGTACAGCCCCTTCTAGCCGTCGACGGATAGGGCCAGCAGATAGCCCTTCTTGGATTAAAGGTGTAGCTTATGATTCCGATTATCATCCTTTAGCAGGGGCTGAGGTAAGTCTATTTAGCTATCTTCATCAAGACTATATTGCAGAAATGACAACTGATGAGCAAGGACGCTATGCATTTAAAATAGATGATGGCAACCATTTTGACCTCAACTGCTATTTTAAAAAGCCTTATTATAGAGCTCATCTTGAGAGTTTTGTGATAGGCAAAGGAGAAGAAATCAACTATGACTTCTACTTATCTGAATATACTTCTTATCAAGACCCCATAGATTTACTAGAGCCCAATCAAGAAGTTATTGTTCGTGGTTATTCACCGAGCTTTGATCAAGTTCCCCAACCACTAACCGAGAACTTAGATCTAGAAAAACTAGAGCGCTTGCGCCCCAAACTCAAAGAAGAAGACAAATCCAATAGAAAAGCTAGCTTACAGCGGTTTTCGGACCATGATAAATCCTCGAAATTAGGGGCAAAAGAGCTCAATTCCCCCTTTAACTTAAAAGAGAACAGCAACTTTCTCTATCAAAAGAGAAGCAGAGGGGAAAGCTTTGGAAATAATGGGCCAACCAATATCCATGAGCTTATGATTAGCAGGCCCTTTGTGGAGCAATCAGGTTTAGCCATAGATATTTTACGTTTGGGCTACTCCTCCTTATACCTTTATCAAAGCCAAAGTTTTCAAGCCATTGATTATTCAAATTATGAGCTAGCCAAAAGGAATAATCCACAGCTAAAATTGATTCGAGAAGATTTCAGAGGCACTATTTTCTGGCAGCCCCTAATAGAAACCAATGAGCAAGGAGAGGCTGAAATTTACTTCTATCATTCGGATGCAGTAAGCCCCCATCGCATTATTATTGAAGGCGTTAGCCAAAATGTACAACTAGTAGCGCGAAAAGAACAAACCTATAAGGTTGTTGCACCTATTGAAATTCTAGCCGACCTCCCTCAAAGCTTAGTCGTTGAAGATACAATACAGCTACCTATCCGAATCAATAATTGGACAAATGCTCCCTTATCGGGTACCTTTGCCTTTCATTCTTCTATGCAATGCATGCCTTTGATTGAGCAGGATACCCACATTTATAATATCCCTGCAGACAGCTTTCTTCTCCTTTATCTTCCTTTTCGTATTCTTGATAATAAAAAGGAAAGGCTAGACATCGAATTGTGTTTTAAGTCGACTAAGGGACAAGATATATTATCTCTATCTACAGCAATTCAAGCCAAGGGCTTTCCCATAGAAGTCTATCAGCTAGATAGCCAGTTGTCTGTTGACTATCAACTTAACCTTATGGAAATAAAAAGGGGAAGTATGCAACTCATCCTAAAAAGCCAAGCTAAAAATAAATTAGAATACGGGAAGCTATCAGTTTACGCTAATGATCAATTACTAAAATCAGAACAGTCTTATAATAAATCAATAAATATTAAGCTCCAACAAATAGATCAAAACATGCAGCGGGGCCCAAATAAGTTAAGTTTGCGTTTTGAACAATTCAGTCAAGCCTTCCCTTATTCACTTCAGCTAAATTGGGTGGAATATACCCCTGATAGTCAGCCTAATGCTCCTTTTTCTATTAAAAGTCAATTGGCTTCAAATCAAGTTCAAAAAGGGGAGTTCGTTCGCTACACAATAAGCATAAAAAATGAGCAAAAGAAGGGAGATTTAGAATCCCCTATCAGCAAACTAGGGATTCCATCAGGCCTTCAAGTACAACTGTGGCAGCTAGAACAGTTAAAACAATCTGGACAATTGAAGCAGTACGAAATACATGGACATCGCTTGGTTTTGTATTGGCCGCCCTTACCATTGGGACAGCATCAGCAATTGAAATTAGATCTTCGAGCAGTACAAGCTGGTTATTTCAGAGCTCCAGCCAGTTCCGCCTACAATAATCCCTATTCAGACGCAATCTTTTGGGAAGCAGGCCAAAGTATTCAGGTGCAAGAAGCAAAATAA
- a CDS encoding TonB-dependent receptor gives MNKLIPYFFLLLVGPIWGQSLSEPAVFQHYFKDDLRAARLYTDAGLGKRYWLSQNYWFNHSSSSLDNTGFDHDGAFGHLLTKESLHKLLVDLAASPRGEIDLGLELNPSYKNWDFGLRHRSNSFNKIRDSNKDGWQDQAQNQSFYFSQSLSYTEKLFKSNYKFQFLQLEQQTGQTAFLQGDTTAYGQELKLQQKQFQIQHLIAFRKKDLLLLDFKYKDHQQLRNWGQRQYSGKEDLLSLKGRYEYQLSSELDAIHAQLEIEQNQFDEHLDQLWLRRREQKIGAALGISSYWGPNWLFTGQLQWHYHNLAKLQASPQIKINYLIHKNINSSFFTGRSWRFANPLTEYAELLRTGRTIQVETKPQVESMYYYGCKWQLVNFGQIKNNRQLFSDYYYLLRFNWRQQFVAQEMLADLDEDPYVLHFHYLEKGQWGLRNRLEAFSAFDLTDLNFHLSLNYVYRQRWSYFKGEKKESPLYSRHNLAIGVRYTIIKEKKYEYKKALMEIRSQLYLQSSQRLPSIGPRGIISERSPQFSRWDLRLAFFPKHLFPKINFLAHCSIYFSMQQLLNNQQPAYYGAEDPFSPNFEGGYQWGSYLGRRFIISFKYGLSKEA, from the coding sequence ATGAATAAACTAATACCCTACTTTTTTCTCCTTTTAGTTGGACCAATTTGGGGGCAGAGCTTATCGGAGCCTGCCGTTTTCCAGCATTATTTTAAAGATGATTTGCGGGCTGCTCGCTTATATACTGATGCAGGTTTGGGAAAGCGTTATTGGTTAAGCCAAAACTACTGGTTTAATCACTCTAGTAGCTCTTTGGATAATACAGGCTTTGATCACGATGGAGCTTTTGGCCACCTACTTACAAAAGAATCTCTCCACAAGCTATTAGTAGATTTGGCCGCTAGCCCAAGGGGAGAGATCGATCTTGGGCTAGAACTTAACCCTAGCTATAAAAACTGGGATTTTGGCTTGCGTCATCGCAGTAATTCCTTCAACAAAATTAGAGATAGTAATAAAGATGGCTGGCAAGACCAAGCCCAAAATCAAAGCTTCTATTTTAGCCAATCTCTTTCTTATACAGAGAAATTATTCAAGAGTAATTATAAGTTTCAGTTTTTGCAATTAGAGCAGCAAACAGGACAAACTGCCTTTTTGCAAGGAGATACAACAGCCTATGGACAAGAATTAAAATTGCAACAAAAACAGTTTCAAATCCAACATCTAATTGCCTTTCGAAAAAAGGACCTATTACTCCTAGATTTTAAATATAAGGACCATCAACAACTGCGGAACTGGGGCCAAAGACAGTATTCAGGCAAGGAAGATTTACTTAGCCTAAAGGGCCGCTATGAGTACCAATTATCTTCCGAACTTGATGCAATTCATGCACAACTGGAAATAGAACAGAACCAATTTGATGAGCATTTAGATCAGCTCTGGCTCAGACGAAGAGAACAAAAAATAGGTGCAGCACTTGGAATAAGTAGTTATTGGGGACCTAACTGGCTATTTACTGGGCAGCTACAATGGCATTATCATAATTTAGCCAAATTGCAAGCAAGTCCGCAAATCAAGATCAACTATCTAATTCATAAAAACATAAACAGCAGCTTTTTTACAGGTCGATCATGGCGTTTTGCCAACCCTTTAACTGAATATGCTGAACTACTCCGCACAGGTCGAACTATTCAAGTTGAAACTAAGCCGCAAGTGGAAAGTATGTACTATTATGGTTGTAAATGGCAGCTAGTCAACTTTGGACAAATAAAAAATAATCGTCAATTATTTAGTGATTACTACTACCTCCTTCGATTTAATTGGCGACAACAGTTTGTAGCTCAAGAAATGTTGGCCGATTTAGACGAAGATCCTTATGTGTTGCATTTTCACTATCTCGAAAAGGGCCAATGGGGACTTCGCAATCGCTTAGAAGCCTTTAGTGCTTTTGATTTAACAGATCTTAATTTTCACCTTTCCCTTAACTATGTTTATCGACAGCGATGGAGCTATTTCAAGGGAGAAAAAAAGGAAAGTCCACTCTATAGTCGCCATAACTTGGCTATTGGAGTCAGATATACAATAATTAAGGAGAAAAAATATGAATATAAAAAAGCCCTTATGGAGATTAGAAGTCAACTATATTTACAATCATCACAAAGACTTCCAAGCATAGGTCCAAGAGGAATAATTTCAGAACGGAGTCCTCAATTTAGCCGCTGGGATCTTAGGTTAGCATTTTTTCCTAAACACTTATTTCCTAAGATAAATTTTTTAGCACATTGCTCTATTTATTTCAGCATGCAACAACTACTCAATAACCAACAACCAGCCTACTATGGTGCAGAAGACCCCTTCTCTCCTAATTTTGAGGGTGGCTATCAATGGGGGAGCTATTTAGGACGAAGATTTATTATCTCTTTCAAATATGGTTTATCAAAAGAAGCATAA